One window of Mesotoga sp. BH458_6_3_2_1 genomic DNA carries:
- a CDS encoding MarR family winged helix-turn-helix transcriptional regulator, whose protein sequence is MEESSRIEEMLTAIRRIMSLMKQSFERDFKKMDVTQSQILVMRVLNQYGDMKVSDISKELDLSNSTVSGIIDRLVEKKIVQRKRSEEDRRIVMISLADEYRQPVRKHLNAFAQKMRRALSTITEEDLDSIIQGLEKLEKILQASQEPKESGQSRC, encoded by the coding sequence TTGGAAGAGAGCTCTAGAATAGAAGAAATGCTGACAGCGATCCGGAGGATCATGTCGCTTATGAAGCAGAGCTTCGAAAGGGATTTCAAGAAGATGGACGTGACGCAGTCACAGATCCTTGTAATGAGAGTACTGAACCAATATGGCGATATGAAGGTAAGCGATATAAGTAAAGAACTCGATCTTTCAAATAGCACGGTTTCTGGAATAATCGACAGACTAGTCGAGAAGAAGATCGTCCAAAGAAAACGAAGCGAAGAGGACAGGCGAATCGTGATGATTAGTCTTGCGGACGAGTATCGCCAACCTGTAAGGAAACACCTCAATGCCTTTGCGCAAAAGATGCGAAGAGCGTTGTCAACTATAACAGAGGAAGACCTAGATTCCATAATTCAAGGGCTCGAGAAGCTGGAGAAGATACTCCAAGCATCGCAAGAACCCAAAGAAAGTGGACAAAGCAGATGCTAA
- a CDS encoding ABC transporter ATP-binding protein, translating into MLKLIRYLKPYTVFIVIAVALLFVQAMTELALPDYMSNIVNVGIQQGGIEDAIPEAISKEALDNVSLFMSGEEKQEVLSYYELINKDSANYEENLEKYPALENKDVYVLKSGEIEDRPSLNLILGKALMAYSGVKSGTAGTNGNFTPPEGFNIPEGANVFLLMRLMPEAQRLEMLNQVDSMVEVMGENIVNQSGALAVKEIYGELGIDTEKLQSRYVLSTGLIMVLVTLLSALCTIMVAFIASKIAAASARSMRRDVFEKVENFSNSEFARFSTASLITRTSNDITQIQLVIVLIIRMVFYAPIIGVGGVIRALEKSTSMSWIIALAVIIMLGLVGIVFAIALPKFKKMQKLIDRLNLVTREHLSGLMVVRAFNTQKFEEGRFDSANKDFTRTDLFVNRVMVVMMPAIMFVMNGTMLLVVWVGAHQIEASTMQVGDMMAYIQYAMLIIFAFLMLTMTFIMIPRASVSGARVSEILEVDPQIKDPKNPKKFDSDFKGSVEFRNVCYRFPGAEKNILDNISFTALPGQTTAIIGSTGSGKSTLLNMIPRFYDVCDGQVLVDGIDIREVNQHELRDKIGYVPQKGVLFSGTIESNLKYADEKASQEEIERAAEIAQAVEFINTKEEGYNSPISQGGTNVSGGQKQRLAIARALLKKPKILLFDDSFSALDFKTDAALRRTLKRETGDSTMIIVGQRIATIKNADQILVLDEGNLVGIGKHRDLMKSCQIYREIAQSQLSEAELA; encoded by the coding sequence ATGCTAAAACTAATCAGGTACCTTAAACCCTACACTGTCTTCATAGTTATCGCGGTGGCGCTGCTCTTCGTACAGGCCATGACGGAATTGGCCCTTCCAGACTACATGTCGAATATCGTAAACGTCGGCATTCAGCAGGGAGGTATCGAAGACGCTATTCCCGAGGCAATAAGCAAAGAAGCTTTGGATAACGTCTCTCTTTTCATGAGTGGAGAAGAGAAGCAAGAAGTCCTGAGCTATTACGAACTGATCAACAAAGACTCGGCCAATTACGAAGAAAACCTCGAGAAGTACCCTGCGCTGGAGAACAAAGATGTCTACGTCCTGAAATCCGGAGAGATTGAAGATCGCCCAAGTCTTAACTTAATTCTTGGAAAGGCCCTAATGGCCTATTCTGGAGTCAAGAGCGGCACGGCAGGGACAAACGGTAACTTCACGCCTCCGGAGGGCTTCAACATCCCCGAGGGGGCAAACGTCTTCTTACTTATGAGACTAATGCCTGAAGCCCAGAGGCTCGAAATGCTAAATCAAGTCGACAGCATGGTCGAAGTCATGGGTGAGAACATAGTCAACCAGTCGGGCGCGCTTGCTGTAAAGGAAATCTACGGAGAACTTGGCATAGACACAGAAAAGCTGCAGAGCCGCTACGTGCTCAGCACCGGTCTCATAATGGTTCTCGTGACCCTGCTTAGCGCGCTGTGTACCATCATGGTCGCCTTCATTGCCTCGAAGATAGCGGCCGCATCGGCCAGATCGATGAGAAGAGATGTTTTCGAAAAGGTCGAGAATTTCTCGAACTCTGAATTTGCGAGATTCTCTACGGCTTCGCTCATAACAAGAACTTCAAACGATATAACCCAGATACAGCTCGTCATTGTTCTCATAATTAGAATGGTATTCTACGCTCCAATCATAGGAGTCGGAGGAGTGATCAGGGCTCTCGAGAAGAGCACCTCCATGTCATGGATCATCGCCCTCGCTGTCATTATTATGCTAGGCCTTGTGGGGATCGTGTTCGCCATAGCCCTTCCGAAATTCAAGAAGATGCAGAAGCTTATCGACAGGCTCAATCTCGTTACAAGGGAACACCTCTCCGGTCTCATGGTCGTAAGGGCCTTCAACACCCAGAAGTTTGAAGAAGGGAGATTCGACTCAGCAAACAAGGACTTTACAAGAACGGACCTCTTCGTAAACCGGGTGATGGTAGTGATGATGCCGGCGATAATGTTTGTCATGAACGGAACAATGCTTCTCGTCGTCTGGGTTGGCGCCCACCAAATAGAGGCCTCGACCATGCAGGTCGGAGACATGATGGCCTACATCCAGTACGCCATGTTGATCATCTTCGCCTTTCTCATGTTGACAATGACGTTCATCATGATTCCAAGGGCCTCCGTTTCTGGAGCGAGAGTCTCAGAAATCCTCGAGGTCGACCCACAGATAAAAGACCCCAAGAATCCGAAGAAGTTCGACAGTGATTTCAAAGGGAGTGTCGAATTTAGAAACGTCTGCTACCGCTTCCCCGGAGCCGAGAAAAACATTCTTGACAACATAAGTTTCACGGCCCTTCCAGGGCAGACGACTGCAATCATAGGCTCGACCGGCTCGGGTAAATCGACGCTGCTGAACATGATACCAAGGTTCTATGACGTCTGCGACGGCCAGGTGCTTGTTGACGGAATAGATATCCGCGAAGTGAATCAGCATGAACTGAGAGACAAGATTGGCTACGTCCCTCAGAAGGGCGTCCTCTTCAGCGGAACGATAGAATCAAATCTTAAGTACGCCGATGAGAAAGCCTCTCAGGAAGAAATCGAAAGGGCAGCCGAGATTGCGCAGGCCGTCGAATTCATAAACACGAAAGAAGAAGGGTATAACTCACCGATTTCACAGGGTGGGACAAACGTATCTGGAGGCCAGAAGCAGAGACTTGCAATAGCCAGAGCGCTTCTGAAAAAACCCAAGATACTACTCTTCGACGACAGCTTCTCGGCCCTGGACTTCAAGACAGACGCGGCGCTGAGAAGAACACTTAAAAGAGAAACGGGAGACAGCACGATGATAATAGTTGGCCAGAGAATTGCGACGATAAAGAACGCCGATCAAATACTTGTCTTGGATGAGGGCAACCTCGTCGGAATCGGCAAGCACCGCGACCTGATGAAAAGCTGTCAGATATACAGAGAAATCGCACAATCACAGCTTTCAGAGGCGGAGTTAGCATGA
- a CDS encoding ABC transporter ATP-binding protein, whose translation MSRDTREKARGPQGRGGGPMGPGMMSGAEKAKDFRGTLKKLVQYLKKYQILIIIVLCFAAAGALFSIIGPKILGTVTTEVFEGIMAKITGTGEGINFDSIARTMLILLGLYVLSALFMYIQGWIMSGISAKVTYKFREEISQKINRLPLKYFDKSSQGDVLSRVTNDVDTISRTLNQSLSQIITSITTVVGVIIMMFSISWQLTLIALLILPVSMGLIAFVVKMSQRYFKKQQEYLGKVNGHIEEMYGGHVVVKAFNGEKKSIETFDKLNVELYDSAWKSQFLSGMMMPIMTFVGNLGYVLITIMGGWFAVRKMITVGDIQAFIQYVRSFTQPIAQIANIMNVFQQTAAAAERVFEFLEEEEEITETTTPVTGVDHHGHVVFKNVRFGYDPEKIIIKDFSCEVDKGHNIAIVGPTGAGKTTIVKLLMRFYDVNSGEILLDGHNIKDYTRHDLRENFGMVLQDTWLYNASIWDNIRYGRLDATDEEVLAAAKAAHVDSFIHTLPDGYDLVLNEEQTNISQGQKQLITIARAILADPKVLILDEATSSVDTRTEALIQQAMKNLMKNRTSFIIAHRLSTIRDADLILVMNEGDIVEQGGHEELLARGGFYADLYTSQFESDFVEAV comes from the coding sequence ATGAGCAGGGATACTAGAGAAAAGGCAAGAGGCCCTCAAGGTCGTGGCGGCGGTCCGATGGGCCCCGGCATGATGAGCGGGGCAGAGAAAGCCAAAGACTTCAGAGGAACACTGAAGAAACTCGTTCAGTACCTCAAGAAGTACCAGATCCTGATAATCATAGTCCTATGTTTCGCGGCAGCCGGCGCTCTCTTCTCCATCATAGGGCCGAAGATACTTGGAACGGTGACAACGGAAGTCTTCGAAGGAATAATGGCCAAAATTACGGGAACCGGCGAAGGAATAAACTTCGACTCGATCGCCAGAACCATGTTGATCCTTCTAGGGCTGTACGTACTCAGCGCACTGTTCATGTATATCCAGGGATGGATAATGTCGGGCATATCTGCGAAGGTCACATACAAATTCAGAGAGGAAATCTCTCAGAAGATAAACAGGCTTCCCCTGAAATACTTTGACAAGAGCTCCCAGGGCGATGTCCTGTCAAGGGTAACCAACGATGTCGACACCATAAGCAGAACGCTGAACCAGAGTTTGAGCCAGATCATAACGTCCATCACGACCGTCGTCGGCGTCATCATAATGATGTTCTCGATAAGCTGGCAGCTCACGCTTATAGCCTTGCTAATACTGCCTGTCTCTATGGGACTAATCGCCTTTGTGGTTAAAATGTCCCAGAGATACTTCAAGAAGCAGCAAGAGTATCTCGGCAAGGTAAACGGCCACATAGAAGAGATGTACGGCGGCCACGTCGTCGTCAAAGCCTTCAATGGCGAGAAAAAGAGCATAGAAACCTTCGACAAACTGAACGTCGAACTTTACGACTCGGCCTGGAAATCACAGTTTCTCTCCGGCATGATGATGCCTATCATGACCTTCGTCGGCAACCTTGGATACGTTCTCATAACAATAATGGGCGGCTGGTTCGCCGTAAGAAAGATGATAACGGTTGGCGACATCCAGGCCTTTATACAGTACGTGAGGTCGTTCACTCAGCCTATCGCCCAGATCGCAAACATCATGAACGTCTTCCAGCAGACGGCAGCGGCAGCCGAGAGAGTCTTCGAATTCCTCGAAGAGGAAGAGGAGATAACCGAGACCACTACCCCCGTTACAGGAGTCGATCATCACGGCCACGTCGTATTTAAGAACGTCAGATTCGGCTACGACCCTGAGAAGATAATTATAAAAGACTTCTCATGCGAAGTTGACAAGGGCCATAACATTGCCATCGTCGGGCCCACGGGAGCTGGAAAGACAACGATAGTTAAACTCCTGATGCGCTTCTACGATGTCAACTCCGGAGAAATACTTCTGGACGGGCATAACATAAAAGACTACACCCGGCACGACCTGAGAGAAAACTTTGGGATGGTTCTCCAGGATACCTGGCTCTACAACGCAAGCATCTGGGACAACATAAGATACGGAAGACTCGATGCAACAGATGAAGAAGTACTGGCAGCGGCTAAGGCTGCTCACGTCGACTCCTTCATCCACACCCTTCCAGACGGCTACGACCTCGTGCTGAACGAAGAGCAGACCAACATCTCCCAGGGCCAAAAGCAGCTGATAACTATCGCCCGCGCGATTCTGGCAGACCCGAAGGTCCTAATACTCGACGAAGCAACCAGTTCAGTCGACACAAGAACGGAAGCCCTTATCCAGCAGGCCATGAAAAACCTCATGAAGAACAGAACCAGCTTCATCATTGCCCACAGGCTTTCGACAATAAGAGACGCCGACCTTATACTCGTCATGAACGAAGGCGACATCGTCGAACAGGGAGGCCACGAAGAACTGCTCGCACGTGGAGGTTTCTACGCAGATCTTTACACCAGCCAGTTCGAAAGCGACTTCGTAGAGGCTGTATAA
- a CDS encoding putative toxin-antitoxin system toxin component, PIN family, whose product MRIVLDTNVLVSALINPYGKPAAVLNTILSRSVVPCYDARIIDEYERVLRRPRFQFSNDDIRSLLDFFLREGSFVSPEPVFIKLPDLYDLPFVEVARASDAPIVTGNAKHFPEDLAKVMSPAMLVGAIHKRD is encoded by the coding sequence ATGAGAATAGTGCTTGACACGAATGTGCTTGTCTCTGCGCTTATCAATCCATACGGTAAGCCTGCTGCTGTATTGAATACAATCCTTTCTAGGTCCGTCGTTCCCTGTTATGATGCAAGAATAATCGATGAATATGAGAGAGTTTTACGTAGACCCAGGTTTCAATTCTCGAACGATGATATCCGCTCGCTCTTGGACTTCTTTCTCAGGGAAGGTTCTTTTGTGAGCCCTGAGCCTGTCTTTATAAAACTTCCTGATTTATATGATTTACCTTTTGTCGAAGTTGCGCGGGCCTCCGATGCTCCTATCGTTACCGGGAATGCAAAGCATTTTCCCGAGGATTTGGCGAAAGTGATGAGTCCCGCAATGTTAGTGGGCGCTATTCACAAAAGAGATTAG
- a CDS encoding type II toxin-antitoxin system Phd/YefM family antitoxin codes for MKYIATRDLRSNPSAVWETLDEGSEVIVTVNGKPKAIMIRADEDLDFLMKAISRAKAELAVERMRLQSLKLGLNSLSAEEIDREITESRQEDR; via the coding sequence ATGAAATATATCGCAACTCGAGATTTGAGAAGCAATCCCTCAGCAGTGTGGGAAACGCTCGATGAGGGATCCGAGGTTATCGTAACAGTTAATGGCAAGCCCAAAGCAATAATGATAAGAGCTGACGAGGATCTGGACTTCTTGATGAAGGCGATTTCGCGGGCAAAGGCGGAGCTCGCAGTTGAGCGGATGCGACTTCAGTCTTTGAAGCTAGGTCTTAATAGCCTATCTGCAGAGGAAATTGATAGGGAGATAACGGAGAGCAGACAAGAAGACCGATGA
- a CDS encoding ATP-binding protein — protein sequence MDFSTVAFYNPWWDEKSKNTDFAFHLVGKYESSSFKRDYNGFFDLSGNNLYIVRGPRQIGKSTLLKFTIANLLKSGERRSVLYLPLDTISKADELRSLLIQYLQFTRNEKKRYIFIDEITMVDQWQRAIKEVRDNTEMGNDFFALSGSSAIDLKRSSERLPGRKGQSGGDILLLPLTFREYLSCKKVEGLPKCQPEDILKMVPADAFELLIKNEILKTEFFNYISSGGFPSAVEAYAKGESREPLISTFWEILIGNIERYGLSRAKLIQILTYVSTRLSSRFSWNSAATETEIDTKTFQKYVEVLRIDYLLLTLKHMDQKTHLPSEKKQKKIYYCDRLISDVVSQKLGLQLERSAILENIMTTNCAFAFGKNLDNGLDSITDVGYWYSKEGKEIDLLVNHVPIELKYQNTITSQDLSTIKRHFKKGIILSKHTLDLSGDIKILPLYIFLAITGQ from the coding sequence ATGGATTTTTCGACAGTTGCATTTTACAATCCATGGTGGGACGAAAAAAGCAAGAATACAGACTTCGCTTTCCATCTAGTTGGCAAGTACGAGAGTAGCTCATTCAAGAGAGACTACAATGGTTTTTTTGATCTTAGTGGAAATAACCTGTACATCGTCAGGGGCCCGCGTCAGATTGGAAAGTCTACTCTGCTGAAGTTTACTATTGCAAACCTCCTGAAATCAGGAGAAAGACGCTCAGTGCTCTATCTCCCGCTTGATACAATATCCAAAGCGGATGAGCTCAGAAGCCTTTTGATTCAATATCTTCAATTCACTAGAAACGAGAAAAAACGATATATATTCATTGATGAAATCACGATGGTCGATCAGTGGCAACGCGCTATTAAAGAGGTCCGAGACAATACAGAGATGGGCAATGACTTCTTTGCATTATCTGGCTCCTCTGCAATTGACTTAAAGAGATCATCTGAAAGGCTTCCAGGTAGAAAAGGCCAAAGCGGGGGAGATATTCTACTTCTTCCGTTGACTTTCAGAGAGTACCTGAGCTGCAAGAAAGTTGAGGGACTTCCGAAATGTCAACCCGAGGACATTCTAAAAATGGTCCCGGCAGACGCCTTTGAACTGCTCATTAAGAACGAAATTCTTAAAACTGAATTCTTCAACTATATATCTTCTGGAGGATTTCCCTCGGCAGTTGAAGCTTATGCAAAAGGTGAAAGTCGCGAGCCCCTAATAAGCACTTTTTGGGAGATCCTGATAGGAAACATAGAGAGGTATGGTCTTTCAAGAGCGAAGCTCATCCAGATACTTACCTATGTCTCGACCAGACTTTCATCAAGGTTCTCCTGGAACAGTGCGGCAACCGAGACGGAAATAGACACAAAGACATTTCAAAAATACGTTGAAGTACTGCGAATCGACTACTTACTCCTTACCCTCAAGCACATGGATCAAAAAACACATCTACCTTCAGAAAAGAAACAGAAGAAGATATATTACTGCGACAGACTGATCTCAGATGTAGTCTCGCAAAAGCTTGGTCTTCAGCTTGAGAGAAGCGCAATACTGGAGAACATAATGACGACAAACTGCGCATTCGCTTTTGGAAAGAACCTTGACAATGGACTTGATTCGATTACTGACGTCGGTTACTGGTACTCAAAGGAAGGGAAAGAAATCGACTTGCTAGTAAATCACGTTCCGATCGAGCTAAAGTATCAGAACACAATAACCTCGCAGGATCTCTCGACCATAAAAAGACACTTCAAGAAGGGAATCATCCTTTCCAAGCATACTCTTGATCTTTCGGGAGATATAAAAATACTGCCTCTTTACATCTTCCTCGCGATTACTGGACAGTAA
- a CDS encoding nucleotidyl transferase AbiEii/AbiGii toxin family protein, with protein sequence MNKAASVKARLRNLARKQGRSYQDLLQIYALERTIYRLSLSPHKDKFTLKGGIFLYALFEGRFPRSTTDIDLLGQRISNEKESLEKVFHDIFSVDTDDGMRFDLESMNLRTIADAKQYPGTRITITAYIERTRLSVTVDVGFGDCITPERVQMEFPVLLNDPEPVVFAYSKESVIAEKLEAIASLGFLTSRYKDFYDIFLLSRFFHFNGTTLQAAIGETFRNRGTPMEEIVAFEKQFISDSLHKRRWAAFAKKKNITFDTSLEEVMSQIKSFLIPVLEALQRDEIFASYWEPDDLSWKFRRVGQR encoded by the coding sequence ATGAACAAGGCAGCATCTGTAAAAGCCAGACTGAGAAATCTGGCCCGGAAGCAAGGCCGGAGTTATCAGGATCTACTGCAAATCTATGCGCTTGAACGAACCATCTACAGATTATCCCTCTCTCCCCACAAAGACAAATTCACATTGAAAGGCGGGATCTTTCTTTATGCGCTATTTGAAGGGCGGTTCCCGCGATCAACAACCGATATAGATCTGTTGGGGCAGAGGATCAGCAACGAAAAGGAATCTCTCGAGAAGGTTTTCCATGATATCTTCTCGGTAGATACCGACGATGGGATGCGTTTCGATCTGGAAAGCATGAACCTACGCACCATTGCAGATGCAAAACAATACCCCGGTACTCGAATAACCATTACGGCCTACATAGAGCGAACAAGATTATCCGTAACCGTCGATGTCGGATTTGGCGACTGTATAACACCCGAGAGGGTTCAGATGGAGTTCCCGGTACTGCTGAATGATCCGGAGCCGGTGGTCTTCGCATACTCAAAAGAATCGGTTATCGCAGAAAAACTTGAAGCGATAGCCTCGCTGGGTTTCCTGACCAGTCGCTACAAAGACTTCTACGACATCTTTTTGCTGTCCAGATTCTTTCATTTCAATGGCACAACACTGCAAGCCGCAATTGGGGAGACATTTAGAAATCGTGGCACACCGATGGAAGAGATCGTCGCATTCGAGAAGCAATTCATTTCCGATTCACTCCATAAGAGAAGATGGGCAGCCTTCGCTAAAAAGAAAAACATTACGTTCGATACATCTCTTGAGGAAGTTATGAGCCAAATCAAGAGCTTCCTAATCCCTGTACTTGAAGCCTTACAGAGAGATGAGATCTTCGCCTCGTACTGGGAGCCTGATGACCTAAGCTGGAAGTTCCGACGAGTGGGACAGAGGTAA